In Pelodictyon luteolum DSM 273, the genomic stretch CTTTAACTTTCAAAGTAAGTGATGTCGCCGCCGGGGGGGAAGGGCTCTCCTGCGGCATGGATGCATTCCGGGTTGAAACGATGAAAAAAGGAGCGTGTATCATGAAGAAATTTGCTGCGGGAACCCTTTTTGCCGTTCTGGCGCTTGCCGGCTCCGGTCGGCTGGCTTCGGCCGCTACGCCTTATGCCACCGGTTCGGTGGGTCTTGCCATGCTGCAGGACTCGGACGTGGAGTTCGCCGCCGACCGGTCCTACAATACCGGCTACACTCTTACTGGCGCCGTAGGCCTCCGGAGCGGGGAGTACAGACTTGAGGGCGAGCTTGGCTATCAGGAAAACGGCATCGAGAGTTCAGGAGATGATGTATCAATCCTCAGCTTCCTCGGTAACGGTTACATTGATTTTGAGATGGCATCGTCGTCTTTCACCCCCTACCTGACGGCTGGGTTCGGGTTGGCATCGGTGGACGACAGCAGCGGGCCGGGTTCCGTCGACGATACGGTGTTCGCCTGGCAGCTTGGGGCTGGCGTAGGGTACCGGTTTGCTGACAACATGCTGGTGGACGTCAGGTACCGCTACCTCGGCACCGGCGATCCCGAACTGGCCGGCGGTCGTGAGTACAGCATCGATACCCACAACTTCATGGTCGGCCTGCGGGTTGAGTTCTGAGGCGGAGCGGAGTGCCGTCCCCCTTTTATCTTGAACACCCTCACAGGGAGCACAATACCATGCCGATCAGAAAACTCAGGGAGTTTCTCGACAGTCACGGGGTACGGTATTTCGCGGTAAGCCATTCTCCGGCCTATACGGCGCAGGAGGTGGCAGCTTCAGCCCACGTGCCAGGAAAGGAAATGGCCAAGACGGTCATCGTGCGGCTTGACGGAACGATGGCCATGGCCGTGCTTCCGGCTTCCCGCCAGCTTGATTTCGACCGGCTTCGAGAGGCTTCCGGTGCCGCGGATGTGTGCCTTGCCGGCGAGGCGGAGTTCGCCGGCCGCTTTCCCGGGTGCGAGCCCGGCGCCATGCCGCCGTTCGGCAATCTCTACGGCATGGAGGTTTTTATGGACGAGGAACTTGAGGATGATGACGACATTGCATTCAACGCCGGCACTCACCGGGAGCTCCTGCGCCTCTCCTACAGTGATTTCAGCCGTCTCGTGCGCCCGAAGGTGGCCCCTATCAGCGCCGCGGGAGGGGGATTGCCATCGCAATGATGGTTTTTCTTGGGGGAAATGTTACCTTTGGGGCATGTCTGCAGGTACTTCGGGGGCCATCTGCCCCCTCTATCGGCATACATGCGGCCGGGTGTACTCAAGAACTGCTTTCCTGTCATGAAGATTGCCTTATATGCCGGTACCTTTGTCAAGGACAAGGACGGAGCCGTAAAATCCATTTACCAGCTGGTTGCTTCATTCAGGAAAAACGGCCATGAAGTTGTAGTCTGGTCTCCGGATGTATCACCTTCCGATGATCACGGTGGTGTTGCGGTCCATGCCATGCCTTCCGTGCCGATTCCCCTTTATCCCGATTACCGGCTCGGGTTCTTTTCTGCTGATACCCGCCGCCAGCTTGACCTGTTTGAGCCGGACATTGTCCATATTTCAACCCCCGACATCATCGGGCGGAAGTTTCTGCTCTACGCCCTGAAGCACCGCCTGCCGGTCGCCTCGGCCTACCATACCGATTTCCCTTCCTACCTCAACTACTACCGCCTTGGTTTCGCCGAAGGTGCGCTCTGGCGATATCTTGCCTGGTTTTACAACAGCTGCGAAACTGTTCTGGCGCCCAATGAGATTGTCCGCCGGAACCTGCTTTCGCACGGAATCCGGAACGTCGGCATCTGGTCGCGGGGTATTGACCGCGAGCTGTTTCATCCCGGAAGGCGTTCGGAAACGCTGCGCCGCAGTTGGAACGCAGACGGCCGGAAGGTTCTGGTGTTTGCTGGCCGGTTTGTCTGGTACAAGGATATCCGGATTGTGATGGACCTGTACCGTCGCTTTCAGGAAGAGGGCAAGGCGGACCGGGTCCGGTTCGTCATGATCGGTTCGGGACCCGAAGAGGACGCGCTCCGGCGGGCGATGCCCGAGGCGGTCTTTACCGGCTATCTGACCGGTACATCCCTGCCGGAAGCCTATGCCAGCGGTGACATTTTTCTTTTTCCGTCGACGACCGAAGCGTTCTGCAACGTATCGCTTGAGGCTATTTCATGCGGTCTTCCGGCCATCGTATCGGACGAAGGAGGATGCCGCGACATCGTCGAACTGTCGGGAGGCGGGCTGGTGGCCCGTGCCCGTGACATCGACAGCTTTTATCGGCAGTGCCTCGGTCTTCTTGACGATGCCCGGCGTTTCGCAATACAGCGCGAAGCCGGTCTTGCCTATGCGGCATCCCAGTCCTGGGACGTTGTCAACGGCGCATTGATTGAGCGATACCAGCAAATGACCTCCTGAGTACCTGAGCCGGCCAAGGTTCCGTACCCCGGAGGATTTTTTCTCCCCGCACAATCGCATATATTTCATATATAATATTGCGTACCTAGTTCAATAAAGGCAATTTCCAATTCCCTCCCCCTCATGGCTACAGGCAGGCCGTCATACAGCGACCTTGAGCGTCGGATAGAAGAGCTTGAGCGCCATGCCGTGGAAAGCCGCATTTTCGAGCAGGTTTCGCTTGACCGTCAGGCGCTCCTCCGCGACCAGAACATCAAGCTGGTCAGAAAATCGATTGAGCTTTCCGATGTCAAACGGCAGCTGGAGCAGAAGAACCGCGAACTCGAGTTCTCCCGCAGCCAGGTCGAGGAGGCCATGGATTCGCTCCGCCGGAATGAAAACATCCTGAACTCCATCCTCGCCAACAGCCCCGGCACCATCGTTTCTGTCGACAGCGCTCACAGCATCATCTACATGAACCGGCCTGTGCCGGGCTTCGATGCCGCTTTTCATGTGGGCGATTCGCTGTACAACCACCTGCAGGGTCCGGGACAGGATGTTTTCCGCATGACGGTTGACCGGGTGTTCGCATCCGAACGGCCCCCCTCGATCGAATCCGAGTTTACCCTGCCGGACGGCGGAACGGCTGAGGTAGAGTGCCGGTTCGGACCCTGCCTCCAGGGCGGCGAGGTTGCGTCCGTGGTCGTCATCATGTCGGATATTTCGCCGCGCAAGCGTATGGAGCGCGACCTGCAGCGCTCGATTGGTGATCTTGAGCGCTTCAACAGGATCATGGTCGGCCGCGAAATGCATGCCATAGAGCTGCAGAAGGAACTTGACATGCTGAGCGGCAGGGCTGTCGCCCACTCATGCGACGGTGTGTCAGATGATGCCGGGTCCCCGCTCTCTGCGGTGGGCGCGGATGAGGACACGGGACCGGACCGGAACCTCCAGCGCACCGTGCTGTTGAACCTCATCGACGAAGCCAACCAGACCCGGAATGAACTGCTTGAAGCCAACCGGCGGCTTGAGGAGTCGGTGCTCCGCACCCAGCTCATGGCCGAGGAGGCACGTGAGGCGAATGCCGCCAAGGGGCAGTTCCTCGCCAACATGAGCCATGAGATCCGGACCCCTATGAATGGAGTCATCGGCATGGCTGACCTCCTGCTTGAAACCGATCTCGATCAGGAGCAGCAGAAGTATGTGCAGACCATCATTTCAAGCGGCCGGAACCTTCTGAAGATCATCAATGACATTCTGGACTTTTCCAAGATTGAGGCTGGTCGCCTGGAATTGGAGCATGAGGAGTTTGAACTCGCTGAACTGCTTGAAGAGCTCGGCTGTATGCTGGGCCCCGAAGCGCAGGCCGCCGGGCTTGAGCTGACCCTCAGCATAGCTCCCGATGGTCCCACCAGGTTGAAGGGCGATCCGCAGCGTCTCCGTCAGGTGCTCGTGAATCTGCTCGGCAACGCCGTGAAGTTCACCCACGAGGGCGGGGAGGTGATCCTGGAATCGACGGTGCAGAAGGAGACTGAGCTGTACGCCGTGGTCCGCTTCTCGGTCCGGGACAGCGGTATCGGCATCCCGCAGGATAGGATCGATTCGATTTTCGAGCCCTTTTCACAGGTGGACGGTTCCTCGGTCCGTCGCTACGGAGGCACCGGACTCGGCCTTTCCATATCAAATCATCTGGTGGGCCGGATGGGCGGCCGGATCAATGTGCAGAGCACGCTGGACGAAGGCTCGACCTTCTGGTTCGACATCATCCTTGAAAAGCAGCCGGAGCAGCTCTCCTCCTCTCCGCCTGTTTTCACGGGGGCGTCGCCTATCATTCTCGTCGCATGGTCGATGGTCCTTGGCAATGCACTTTCAGCCTTCATAGAGTCCCGCGGACACCGGTGCCTCCGGCCGGCCGGTCCGGAGGATGTGCCCGGGGTGCTTGTCGGCTTCGCATCCGGACCGATGCCGATGCTTCTGCTGGACATGCGTTGTTTCGGCCCCGATGCGGAAGGGTTCAGGGATTTCGTGCCGGTACTTGCGGCTTATGAAGGCCTGCATGTAGTGCTTCTCGTTCCGATGGGGTGCAAAGAAGAGATGAAAACACTTGCCGGAGGGCTTTCCGCCATTTTTCTGGAGAAGCCGGTCCGCCGGGCTGATCTTGCCGGGATCCTCAAGGACCATGTCCGGGAGGAGGGCGACGGCGGCATTGGGAAGGCGGATCAGAAGGCAGCCCGTTCAGGCGCCTCACAGCCCCCTTCTGCCGCATCGCCTCTCAACGTTCTTGTCGTTGAGGACAGTATGGTCAACCGCAATGTCGCGGTGTCCATGCTCAAGAAACTAGGGTATTCGCCGGACGTGGCTGTCTGCGGAACGGCCGCCCTTGAAGCCATGCGGCGCAAGGCATACGATCTTGTGTTCATGGACTGCCAGATGCCGGAGATGGACGGCTATGAGGCGACGCGCCATATCCGGGAAGATGAGGACCTGAAAGGCTCAAGGAGTGTGCCTGTGGTGGCGATGACTGCCAATGCAATGAAGGGGGACCGGGAAAAATGCATCAATGCGGGCATGGACGATTACATTGCCAAGCCGCTTCGCAAGTCCGATTTCAAGACGATCATGGATCGCTACTTTCCCGGCATGGACCGCTCTCTTTCCGAAGATGGCCGGGAGCAGCCTCTGCCGGCCAGGCAGCCGACTGCCGACAGCGTGTTCATGGTCGAGGACGTGCTGCAGCGGCTGCAGCAGGACCGGGAGATCATCCGCATCATCCTCAGTCAGTTCATCTCCACTGCCGAAGCGGAACTGGCAGCGATCGCCGATGCGGCAGCGCGCAACGACATGTCCCGTTTCCGCCTCCTCCTGCATACCATGAAAGGCGCAGCGGCGACGGTTGGCGCTGTTGAGCTGAGCCGGAATGCTGCCGAACTCGAGGCGGCCGAGCGATCGAAGGACCTCAAGACATTCGGGCGGCTGCTCGGGAATTTAAACGGGTGCTTCCAGCGTTTCAAGGAAAGGGCTTCGGCCACTGGTTGGTATGATGAGTGAACACTTTACATGACATCTGCATGAAAATCGGTTTCATTGGTCTTGGTAAAATGGGATTCAATATGGCTTCGCAGCTCCTTGAGCGCGGCCATCAGCTGGTCGTTTTCGACCTGCTTCCCTCCGCCATGGTGCGCATCGCAGAGGCGGGTGCGGAGGCGGCTGCATCACCCGCCGAACTCTGCGGAAGCCTGCCAACTCCGCGCATCATCTGGATGATGGTACCGGCAGGAGAGCCTGTCGACAGCACCCTCGAGATGCTCGAGCCTTCGCTCGCACCGGGCGACATCCTCATCGACGGCGGCAATTCCCGGTATCTGGATTCAGAGGAACGGGCGCGCCGGCTTGCAATGAAGGGGATTCGTTTCCTTGACGCGGGAACCAGCGGCGGACTTGATGGAGCTCGCCACGGTGCCTGCCTGATGGTGGGCGGTGAGAAATCGGCATATGAGGCCGTCGAGCCGATCCTTAAAGACCTTACGGTTGAGAACGGCTATGGCTACATGGGCCCTTCGGGGTCCGGGCACTTCGTGAAAATGGTGCACAACGGCATCGAGTACGGCATGATGCAGGCGATGGGGGAGGGATTCGGTCTTCTGGAAGCGAGCCGTTACGGGCTGGATCTCGAGGATGTGGCACGGGTATGGTCGCATGGATCGGTAATCCGCGGCTGGCTGATGGAGCTTGCCTGTGACGCATTTTCCAGGGACGGGTCGCTCAGTTACCTTGAGGGCAAGGTCGCAGATTCGGGGGAGGGTCGCTGGACGGTAGAGTCAGCTCTGCAGCATGAGGTGTCCATTCCTGTCATTGCGGCCTCGCTTTTCAGCCGGTACCGTTCCCGCAGCGACAACACGTTCTCAGACCGCGTTGTTGCTGCACTCCGACATGAATTCGGCGGGCACTCCTTCACCCCGCCACCTGCCGCCGAGCTGTAATGGACAATTTCACCATAGTGATTTTCGGCGCAACCGGCGATTTGGCCCATAGAAAGCTGTTTCCCTCGGTCTTTGATCTTGCCCTGCACCAGCATCTCCCGGACGAGTACCGGGTGATTGGTTGCGGCCGCAGGTCGTTTTCCCACCAGGAGTTTCGCGACATGGTGCTTCGTTCGCTTCAGGACGCATCGGGAAACGCCGGTTTCGATGACGGGGTTCTCAATGCCTTTCTCCGCCGTCTGTTCTATGTCCGTCTCGATATAGCCGAAAGCGAGGGTTATCACCGACTCTACCGGGAAATCATGGACGCCGCCGGTGAGAGTGGCGTATGTACACATCTCCTCTACTATCTTGCCGTTTCACCCGGCCTCCTGCCTGTCATCGTCGGGAACCTTTCGGTTGCCGGCCTCGGGGGCAAGGACCTGCCCTGCACCGGATGGAGGAAAATCATTGTCGAAAAGCCCTTCGGCAGCGACCTTCAAAGTGCCCGCCGCATGAACGCCGCTGTCGGCGAGGTGTTCAATGAAGACCAGATATTCCGGATTGATCACTATCTTGGCAAGGAGACGGTGCAGAACATCCTGGTGTTCCGGTTCTCCAACGGCATTTTCG encodes the following:
- a CDS encoding aminoacyl-tRNA deacylase codes for the protein MPIRKLREFLDSHGVRYFAVSHSPAYTAQEVAASAHVPGKEMAKTVIVRLDGTMAMAVLPASRQLDFDRLREASGAADVCLAGEAEFAGRFPGCEPGAMPPFGNLYGMEVFMDEELEDDDDIAFNAGTHRELLRLSYSDFSRLVRPKVAPISAAGGGLPSQ
- the gnd gene encoding phosphogluconate dehydrogenase (NAD(+)-dependent, decarboxylating), producing the protein MKIGFIGLGKMGFNMASQLLERGHQLVVFDLLPSAMVRIAEAGAEAAASPAELCGSLPTPRIIWMMVPAGEPVDSTLEMLEPSLAPGDILIDGGNSRYLDSEERARRLAMKGIRFLDAGTSGGLDGARHGACLMVGGEKSAYEAVEPILKDLTVENGYGYMGPSGSGHFVKMVHNGIEYGMMQAMGEGFGLLEASRYGLDLEDVARVWSHGSVIRGWLMELACDAFSRDGSLSYLEGKVADSGEGRWTVESALQHEVSIPVIAASLFSRYRSRSDNTFSDRVVAALRHEFGGHSFTPPPAAEL
- a CDS encoding glycosyltransferase family 4 protein yields the protein MKIALYAGTFVKDKDGAVKSIYQLVASFRKNGHEVVVWSPDVSPSDDHGGVAVHAMPSVPIPLYPDYRLGFFSADTRRQLDLFEPDIVHISTPDIIGRKFLLYALKHRLPVASAYHTDFPSYLNYYRLGFAEGALWRYLAWFYNSCETVLAPNEIVRRNLLSHGIRNVGIWSRGIDRELFHPGRRSETLRRSWNADGRKVLVFAGRFVWYKDIRIVMDLYRRFQEEGKADRVRFVMIGSGPEEDALRRAMPEAVFTGYLTGTSLPEAYASGDIFLFPSTTEAFCNVSLEAISCGLPAIVSDEGGCRDIVELSGGGLVARARDIDSFYRQCLGLLDDARRFAIQREAGLAYAASQSWDVVNGALIERYQQMTS
- a CDS encoding outer membrane protein, with amino-acid sequence MKKFAAGTLFAVLALAGSGRLASAATPYATGSVGLAMLQDSDVEFAADRSYNTGYTLTGAVGLRSGEYRLEGELGYQENGIESSGDDVSILSFLGNGYIDFEMASSSFTPYLTAGFGLASVDDSSGPGSVDDTVFAWQLGAGVGYRFADNMLVDVRYRYLGTGDPELAGGREYSIDTHNFMVGLRVEF
- a CDS encoding ATP-binding protein, which gives rise to MATGRPSYSDLERRIEELERHAVESRIFEQVSLDRQALLRDQNIKLVRKSIELSDVKRQLEQKNRELEFSRSQVEEAMDSLRRNENILNSILANSPGTIVSVDSAHSIIYMNRPVPGFDAAFHVGDSLYNHLQGPGQDVFRMTVDRVFASERPPSIESEFTLPDGGTAEVECRFGPCLQGGEVASVVVIMSDISPRKRMERDLQRSIGDLERFNRIMVGREMHAIELQKELDMLSGRAVAHSCDGVSDDAGSPLSAVGADEDTGPDRNLQRTVLLNLIDEANQTRNELLEANRRLEESVLRTQLMAEEAREANAAKGQFLANMSHEIRTPMNGVIGMADLLLETDLDQEQQKYVQTIISSGRNLLKIINDILDFSKIEAGRLELEHEEFELAELLEELGCMLGPEAQAAGLELTLSIAPDGPTRLKGDPQRLRQVLVNLLGNAVKFTHEGGEVILESTVQKETELYAVVRFSVRDSGIGIPQDRIDSIFEPFSQVDGSSVRRYGGTGLGLSISNHLVGRMGGRINVQSTLDEGSTFWFDIILEKQPEQLSSSPPVFTGASPIILVAWSMVLGNALSAFIESRGHRCLRPAGPEDVPGVLVGFASGPMPMLLLDMRCFGPDAEGFRDFVPVLAAYEGLHVVLLVPMGCKEEMKTLAGGLSAIFLEKPVRRADLAGILKDHVREEGDGGIGKADQKAARSGASQPPSAASPLNVLVVEDSMVNRNVAVSMLKKLGYSPDVAVCGTAALEAMRRKAYDLVFMDCQMPEMDGYEATRHIREDEDLKGSRSVPVVAMTANAMKGDREKCINAGMDDYIAKPLRKSDFKTIMDRYFPGMDRSLSEDGREQPLPARQPTADSVFMVEDVLQRLQQDREIIRIILSQFISTAEAELAAIADAAARNDMSRFRLLLHTMKGAAATVGAVELSRNAAELEAAERSKDLKTFGRLLGNLNGCFQRFKERASATGWYDE